One genomic segment of Amycolatopsis sp. Hca4 includes these proteins:
- a CDS encoding M48 family metalloprotease, producing MTGDPVPGTPAPAAVRGPVPGGAPARIGHQPPALSPAPPWLLFWFFTALCWTVPRQLPAWRDSLFDLVGVTPNPAATVPGSDVLRVAGLVDLMPAVVLLAAVVTVAGAGVRGRLVERRYGLSDDLRTPSLAAIAAYARARLPGVEVRANPRRTDLLAFAYLRRPRRPRLAVFAPLVVLWRRDRAAAEAVVRHELAHCRQGDTYLAGATSPLAFLVRHWFALFAWAAVVPVGAVWFADVLDGSVHSAGQLVAGLGLMLLNALGLLLAAITLPVAGSWSTEFAADHVAAAGPAMRLGAPHPGRVLARLTHPPMALRRRLLRAGPRATAFAAIACYPLGWLVQLGWLLLAAHAAWLQIGESGTLRALGLWAAAGWPVWTAAALLAAAWPLLRRPWARVVSR from the coding sequence ATGACCGGCGATCCTGTGCCCGGCACGCCCGCGCCCGCGGCGGTGCGGGGGCCGGTTCCCGGCGGCGCCCCCGCGCGGATCGGTCACCAGCCGCCGGCGCTGTCCCCGGCGCCGCCCTGGCTGCTCTTCTGGTTCTTCACCGCCCTGTGCTGGACCGTGCCCCGGCAGCTCCCCGCCTGGCGGGACAGCCTGTTCGACCTCGTCGGCGTCACCCCGAACCCCGCCGCCACCGTCCCCGGCAGCGACGTCCTGCGCGTGGCCGGACTCGTCGATCTGATGCCCGCCGTCGTGCTGCTCGCCGCCGTCGTCACCGTCGCCGGCGCCGGGGTGCGCGGGCGGCTCGTCGAGCGCCGGTATGGGCTGAGCGACGACCTCCGCACCCCGAGCCTCGCCGCCATCGCCGCCTACGCGCGGGCCCGGCTGCCCGGCGTCGAAGTCCGGGCCAACCCGCGGCGCACCGACCTGCTCGCCTTCGCCTACCTCCGCCGTCCCCGGAGGCCGCGGCTCGCCGTCTTCGCCCCGCTCGTCGTGCTCTGGCGGCGGGACCGCGCCGCCGCCGAAGCCGTCGTGCGGCACGAACTCGCGCACTGCCGGCAGGGCGACACCTACCTCGCCGGGGCCACCAGCCCGCTCGCCTTCCTCGTCCGGCACTGGTTCGCCCTGTTCGCCTGGGCCGCCGTGGTGCCGGTCGGAGCGGTGTGGTTCGCCGACGTCCTCGACGGGTCCGTGCACTCCGCCGGGCAGCTCGTCGCCGGACTGGGCCTGATGCTGCTCAACGCGCTCGGGCTGCTGCTCGCCGCCATCACGCTGCCCGTCGCCGGTTCGTGGAGCACCGAGTTCGCCGCCGACCACGTCGCCGCCGCCGGACCGGCAATGCGGCTGGGTGCCCCGCATCCCGGCCGCGTGCTCGCCCGGCTCACCCACCCGCCCATGGCCCTGCGCCGCCGGCTGCTGCGCGCGGGCCCGCGCGCCACCGCCTTCGCCGCGATCGCGTGCTACCCGCTGGGCTGGCTGGTCCAGCTGGGCTGGCTGCTGCTCGCCGCGCACGCCGCCTGGCTGCAGATCGGCGAGTCCGGCACCCTCCGCGCGCTCGGGCTCTGGGCCGCCGCGGGCTGGCCGGTCTGGACGGCCGCCGCGCTCTTGGCCGCCGCCTGGCCGCTGCTGCGCCGGCCGTGGGCGCGCGTGGTCAGCCGCTGA